A genomic segment from Bradyrhizobium sp. CB1015 encodes:
- the ccmD gene encoding heme exporter protein CcmD, which produces MTMSLGPYASFIVTSYAAAALVVVILIGWVMLDYRSQTQRLRELEQRGITRRSGRSATELR; this is translated from the coding sequence ATGACGATGTCGCTCGGTCCGTACGCGTCTTTCATCGTGACGTCTTACGCGGCTGCCGCCCTCGTGGTCGTGATCCTGATCGGCTGGGTCATGCTCGATTATCGCAGCCAGACGCAGCGCCTGCGCGAGCTGGAGCAGCGCGGCATCACCCGCCGATCAGGCCGCAGCGCGACGGAGCTGCGATGA
- a CDS encoding RluA family pseudouridine synthase, whose amino-acid sequence MLDVPQLTADEILARVLHRDGLMLVIDKPAGLPVHRGPKGGANLEDSFDALRFGLPRSPVLAHRLDKDTSGCLVLGRHRKATASLGLLFKHGKIGKTYWTVVEGGPAEDEGSIDMPLGRLNAERGWWQKPDPEGQKAITNWKVLGRCYASSSEGASALVTSPLWGGRARSAREGVSSDGGARGYPLPHPPPQGGRERRRLAVARVHLSKPITACSSPGLPWNR is encoded by the coding sequence TTGCTCGATGTTCCCCAATTGACCGCCGATGAGATCCTGGCCCGCGTGCTCCATCGCGACGGGCTGATGCTGGTCATCGACAAGCCCGCCGGCCTACCGGTGCATCGCGGCCCCAAGGGGGGGGCCAATCTGGAGGATTCCTTCGACGCGCTGCGTTTCGGCCTGCCGCGATCGCCGGTGCTGGCCCACCGGCTGGACAAGGACACCTCGGGCTGCCTCGTGCTCGGCCGCCACCGCAAGGCGACGGCATCGCTGGGCTTGTTGTTCAAGCACGGCAAGATCGGCAAGACCTACTGGACCGTGGTCGAAGGCGGCCCTGCCGAAGATGAGGGCAGCATCGACATGCCGCTTGGCCGGCTCAATGCCGAACGCGGCTGGTGGCAGAAGCCGGATCCCGAAGGCCAGAAGGCCATCACCAACTGGAAAGTGTTGGGCCGCTGTTACGCATCCTCATCCGAAGGTGCGTCTGCTCTTGTTACCTCCCCCTTGTGGGGAGGTCGAGCGCGAAGCGCTCGGGAGGGGGTAAGCTCAGACGGCGGTGCCCGTGGCTACCCCCTCCCCCACCCTCCCCCACAGGGGGGGAGGGAGCGCAGACGACTCGCGGTGGCGAGGGTGCATCTATCGAAGCCCATCACCGCGTGCTCTTCACCTGGCTTGCCATGGAACCGGTGA
- the acnA gene encoding aconitate hydratase AcnA: MTSLDSFKCKKTLKVGAKTYVYYSLPTAEKNGLKGISKLPYSMKVLLENLLRNEDGRSVKKEDIVAVSKWLRKKSLEHEIAFRPARVLMQDFTGVPAVVDLAAMRNAMQKLGGEPEKINPLVPVDLVIDHSVIVNFFGDNKAFGKNVTEEYKQNQERYEFLKWGQKAFSNFSVVPPGTGICHQVNLEYLAQTVWTKKEKMTVGKKTGTFEVAYPDSLVGTDSHTTMVNGLAVLGWGVGGIEAEACMLGQPLSMLLPNVVGFKLKGALKEGVTATDLVLTVTQMLRKLGVVGKFVEFFGPGLDHLSVADKATIANMAPEYGATCGFFPVDAAALDYLKTSGRAAARVALVQAYAKAQGLFRTAKSPDPVFTETLTLDLGDVVPSMAGPKRPEGRIALPTVADGFSLALASEYKKAEEPAKRFPVEGKNFDIGHGDVVIAAITSCTNTSNPSVLIGAGLLARNAAAKGLKAKPWVKTSLAPGSQVVAEYLANSGLQPDLDKVGFNLVGFGCTTCIGNSGPLPEEISKAINDNGVVAAAVLSGNRNFEGRVSPDVQANYLASPPLVVAYALAGSVTKNLATEPLGEGKDGKPVYLKDIWPTTKEINAFMKKFVTASIFKKKYADVFKGDTNWRKIKTVESETYRWNMSSTYVQNPPYFEGMKKEPEPVTDIVEARILAMFGDKITTDHISPAGSIKLTSPAGKYLSEHQVRPADFNQYGTRRGNHEVMMRGTFANIRIKNFMLKGADGNIPEGGLTKHWPDGEQMSIYDAAMKYQEEKVPLVVFAGAEYGNGSSRDWAAKGTRLLGVRAVICQSFERIHRSNLVGMGVLPLTFEEGTSWQSLGLKGDEKVTLRGLVGDLKPRQKLTAEIVSGDGSLQRVSLLCRIDTLDELDYYRNGGILHYVLRKLAA; encoded by the coding sequence ATGACCTCGCTCGACAGCTTCAAATGCAAAAAGACCCTCAAGGTCGGCGCCAAGACCTATGTCTATTACAGCCTGCCTACCGCCGAGAAGAATGGTCTGAAGGGAATCTCGAAACTTCCCTATTCGATGAAGGTCCTGCTCGAGAATTTGCTGCGCAACGAGGACGGCCGCTCGGTCAAGAAGGAAGACATCGTCGCGGTCTCGAAATGGCTGCGCAAGAAGTCGCTGGAGCATGAGATCGCCTTCCGCCCGGCGCGCGTGCTGATGCAGGACTTCACCGGCGTGCCCGCGGTGGTCGACCTCGCCGCGATGCGCAACGCGATGCAGAAGCTCGGCGGCGAGCCTGAGAAGATCAATCCGCTGGTGCCCGTCGATCTCGTCATCGACCACTCCGTGATCGTGAACTTCTTCGGCGACAACAAGGCCTTCGGCAAGAACGTCACCGAGGAATACAAGCAGAACCAGGAGCGCTACGAGTTCCTGAAGTGGGGCCAGAAGGCGTTCTCGAACTTCTCCGTGGTGCCGCCCGGCACCGGCATCTGCCACCAGGTCAATCTCGAATATCTGGCCCAGACGGTCTGGACCAAGAAGGAGAAGATGACGGTCGGCAAGAAGACCGGCACCTTCGAGGTCGCCTATCCCGATTCGCTCGTCGGCACCGATTCGCACACCACCATGGTCAATGGTCTTGCCGTGCTCGGCTGGGGCGTCGGCGGCATCGAGGCGGAAGCCTGCATGCTCGGCCAGCCGCTGTCGATGCTGCTGCCCAACGTCGTCGGCTTCAAGCTGAAGGGCGCGCTGAAGGAAGGCGTCACCGCAACCGACCTCGTGCTGACCGTGACGCAGATGCTGCGCAAGCTCGGCGTCGTCGGCAAGTTCGTCGAGTTCTTCGGTCCCGGCCTCGACCACCTCTCGGTCGCCGACAAGGCGACGATCGCCAACATGGCGCCCGAATACGGTGCGACCTGCGGCTTCTTCCCGGTCGATGCCGCCGCGCTCGATTATCTCAAGACCTCCGGCCGCGCCGCGGCCCGCGTTGCGCTGGTGCAGGCCTACGCCAAGGCGCAGGGCCTGTTCCGGACCGCCAAGTCGCCCGACCCCGTGTTCACGGAAACGCTGACCCTCGACCTCGGCGACGTGGTGCCGTCGATGGCCGGTCCGAAGCGTCCCGAAGGCCGCATCGCGCTGCCCACCGTCGCGGACGGCTTCTCGCTCGCGCTCGCCAGCGAGTACAAGAAGGCCGAGGAGCCGGCCAAGCGCTTCCCCGTCGAAGGCAAGAATTTCGACATCGGCCACGGCGACGTCGTGATCGCCGCGATCACCTCCTGCACCAACACCTCGAACCCGAGCGTCCTGATCGGCGCCGGCCTGCTCGCGCGCAATGCGGCTGCCAAGGGCCTCAAGGCCAAGCCGTGGGTGAAGACCTCGCTCGCCCCGGGCAGCCAGGTGGTGGCGGAATATCTCGCCAATTCCGGTCTGCAGCCCGATCTCGACAAGGTCGGCTTCAACCTGGTCGGCTTCGGCTGCACCACCTGCATCGGCAATTCCGGTCCGCTGCCTGAGGAGATCTCGAAGGCGATCAACGACAACGGCGTCGTCGCCGCGGCCGTGCTCTCCGGCAATCGCAACTTCGAAGGCCGCGTCTCGCCGGACGTGCAGGCGAACTATTTGGCATCGCCGCCGCTGGTGGTGGCCTACGCGCTCGCCGGCAGCGTCACCAAGAATCTCGCCACCGAGCCGCTCGGCGAGGGCAAGGACGGCAAGCCGGTTTACCTCAAGGACATCTGGCCGACGACCAAGGAGATCAACGCCTTCATGAAGAAGTTCGTGACCGCGTCGATCTTCAAGAAGAAGTATGCCGACGTGTTCAAGGGCGACACCAACTGGCGCAAGATCAAGACGGTCGAGAGCGAGACCTATCGCTGGAACATGTCTTCGACCTACGTGCAGAACCCGCCTTATTTCGAAGGCATGAAGAAGGAGCCGGAGCCGGTCACCGACATCGTCGAGGCGCGCATCCTCGCCATGTTCGGCGACAAGATCACCACCGACCACATCTCGCCGGCCGGCTCGATCAAGCTCACCTCGCCCGCCGGCAAATATCTCAGCGAGCACCAGGTGCGTCCGGCCGACTTCAACCAGTACGGCACGCGCCGCGGCAACCATGAAGTGATGATGCGCGGCACCTTCGCCAACATCCGCATCAAGAATTTCATGCTGAAGGGCGCGGACGGAAACATCCCCGAGGGCGGCCTGACCAAGCACTGGCCCGACGGCGAGCAGATGTCGATCTACGACGCCGCGATGAAGTACCAGGAAGAGAAGGTGCCGCTGGTGGTGTTCGCCGGCGCCGAATACGGCAACGGCTCCTCGCGCGACTGGGCCGCCAAGGGCACGCGCCTGCTCGGCGTGCGCGCCGTGATCTGCCAGAGCTTCGAGCGCATCCACCGCTCCAACCTGGTCGGCATGGGCGTGCTGCCGCTGACCTTCGAGGAAGGCACCTCATGGCAGTCGCTGGGCCTGAAGGGCGACGAGAAGGTCACGCTGCGCGGCCTCGTCGGCGACCTCAAGCCGCGCCAGAAGCTGACCGCGGAGATCGTCTCCGGCGACGGTTCGCTACAGCGCGTTTCGCTGCTCTGCCGCATCGATACGCTGGACGAGCTCGACTACTACCGCAACGGCGGCATCCTGCACTACGTGCTGCGCAAGCTCGCGGCGTAA
- the ftsY gene encoding signal recognition particle-docking protein FtsY, which yields MNDTTSDPPKLSWWRRLSNGLKRTSSSLGTAVADLVTKRKLDRAMLDDIEDVLLRADLGTSVAVRIADAVGAGRYDKAISADEVKDVVATEVEKVLSPVAKPLVIDTAKKPFVILVVGVNGSGKTTTIGKLSQKFASEGRKVMLAAGDTFRAAAIEQLKVWGERTKTPVIAGAQGSDSASLAFNALTAAKEQAIDVLLIDTAGRLQNKAELMNELEKVVRVIRKVDDTAPHAVLLVLDATVGQNALSQVEAFHRTAGVTGLVMTKLDGTARGGILVALAEKFKLPVHFIGVGEGVDDLAPFTARDFARAIAGIE from the coding sequence ATGAACGATACCACGTCAGATCCCCCCAAGCTGAGCTGGTGGCGCCGCCTGTCCAACGGGCTGAAGCGCACCTCGTCCTCGCTCGGGACCGCGGTCGCCGACCTCGTCACCAAGCGCAAGCTCGACCGCGCCATGCTCGACGACATCGAGGACGTGCTGCTGCGCGCCGACCTCGGCACGTCAGTCGCGGTGCGCATTGCCGATGCCGTCGGCGCCGGACGTTACGACAAGGCGATCTCGGCGGACGAGGTCAAGGACGTCGTCGCGACCGAGGTCGAGAAGGTGCTGTCGCCGGTGGCAAAACCGCTCGTGATCGATACGGCCAAGAAGCCGTTCGTCATTCTCGTCGTCGGCGTCAACGGCTCCGGCAAGACCACGACCATCGGAAAGCTGTCGCAGAAATTCGCATCCGAAGGCCGCAAGGTGATGCTGGCCGCCGGCGACACGTTTCGCGCCGCCGCCATCGAGCAGCTCAAGGTCTGGGGCGAGCGGACGAAGACGCCCGTCATCGCGGGCGCCCAGGGCTCGGATTCGGCGAGCCTTGCCTTCAACGCGCTCACCGCGGCGAAGGAGCAGGCCATCGACGTGCTGCTGATCGACACCGCCGGCCGTTTGCAGAACAAGGCCGAGCTGATGAACGAGCTCGAGAAGGTCGTGCGCGTGATCCGCAAGGTGGACGACACGGCGCCGCATGCCGTGCTGCTGGTGCTGGACGCGACCGTCGGCCAGAACGCGCTCTCGCAGGTCGAGGCCTTCCATCGCACCGCCGGGGTCACCGGCCTCGTGATGACCAAGCTCGACGGCACCGCGCGCGGCGGCATCCTGGTGGCGCTCGCGGAGAAGTTCAAGCTGCCGGTGCACTTCATCGGCGTCGGCGAAGGCGTCGACGATCTCGCGCCCTTCACCGCGCGCGACTTCGCCCGCGCCATCGCCGGAATCGAATAG
- a CDS encoding DsbE family thiol:disulfide interchange protein, translated as MSDQPASAPPHRRTFLMVLPLIAFIGLALLFWFRLGSGDPSRIPSALIGRPAPQTVLPPLEGLQDNGTQVPGLDPAAFKGKVSLVNVWASWCVPCHDEAPLLTELAKDKRFQLVGINYKDAADNARRFLGRYGNPFGHVGVDANGRASIEWGVYGVPETFVVGREGTIVYKLVGPITPDNLRTVLMPELEKALKAAGS; from the coding sequence ATGAGCGATCAACCTGCCTCCGCGCCGCCGCACCGCCGCACCTTCCTGATGGTGCTGCCGCTGATCGCCTTCATCGGCCTTGCGCTGCTGTTCTGGTTCCGGCTCGGCAGCGGCGACCCCTCGCGGATTCCCTCCGCGCTGATCGGCCGGCCCGCACCGCAGACCGTGCTGCCGCCGCTCGAGGGCTTGCAGGACAACGGCACCCAGGTGCCGGGGCTCGATCCCGCCGCGTTCAAGGGTAAGGTCAGCCTCGTCAACGTCTGGGCGTCCTGGTGCGTGCCGTGCCACGACGAAGCGCCGCTGTTGACCGAGCTCGCCAAGGACAAGCGCTTCCAGCTGGTCGGCATCAACTACAAGGACGCCGCCGACAATGCGCGCCGCTTCCTCGGCCGCTACGGCAACCCGTTCGGCCACGTCGGCGTCGACGCCAACGGCCGCGCCTCGATCGAATGGGGCGTCTACGGCGTGCCGGAGACCTTCGTCGTCGGGCGCGAGGGCACCATCGTCTACAAGCTGGTCGGTCCGATCACGCCGGACAATTTGCGGACGGTGCTGATGCCGGAGCTGGAGAAGGCGCTGAAGGCGGCGGGGTCTTAA
- a CDS encoding heme ABC transporter permease: MTLIDLANPTRFLALTARVLPWLAAATVILLAIGLYQSAYAPDDYQQGATVKIMFIHVPNAWLSMFVWGVMSIASLGTLVWRHPLADVAAKAAAPIGAAFTFLALLTGSLWGRPMWGTYWEWDARLTSVLILFLMYLGLMALWRAVDDPSRAARAAAVLTLVGAINLPIIKFSVDWWNTLHQPASVMRMGGSALDKSFLIPLLVMAIAFTLLFVTLHLAAMRNEILRRRVRSLQMMQASRIAFSSEAAAGSREENASKEAGAA, from the coding sequence ATGACGCTGATCGACCTCGCCAACCCCACGCGGTTCCTCGCGCTGACAGCGCGGGTATTGCCGTGGCTGGCGGCCGCGACCGTGATCCTGCTCGCGATCGGCCTTTATCAATCCGCCTACGCGCCGGACGACTATCAGCAGGGCGCGACCGTCAAGATCATGTTCATCCACGTGCCCAATGCCTGGCTCTCGATGTTCGTGTGGGGCGTGATGAGCATCGCATCATTGGGCACGCTGGTGTGGCGGCATCCGCTCGCCGACGTCGCCGCCAAGGCCGCAGCTCCGATCGGCGCCGCCTTCACCTTCCTCGCGCTGCTCACGGGCTCGCTATGGGGCCGGCCGATGTGGGGCACCTATTGGGAATGGGACGCGCGGCTGACCTCGGTGCTGATCCTGTTCCTGATGTATCTCGGCCTGATGGCGCTGTGGCGCGCGGTCGACGATCCCTCGCGCGCGGCGCGCGCGGCCGCGGTGCTGACGCTGGTCGGCGCGATCAACCTGCCGATCATCAAGTTCTCGGTCGACTGGTGGAACACCCTGCACCAGCCCGCCTCGGTGATGCGCATGGGCGGCTCGGCGCTGGACAAATCGTTCCTGATTCCGCTGCTGGTGATGGCGATCGCCTTCACGCTGCTGTTCGTCACGCTGCACCTAGCCGCGATGCGCAACGAGATTTTGCGCCGCCGTGTCCGCTCGCTGCAGATGATGCAGGCCAGTCGCATCGCGTTTTCGAGCGAAGCGGCCGCCGGTTCGCGTGAAGAAAACGCGTCAAAAGAAGCTGGGGCTGCATGA
- a CDS encoding DUF2336 domain-containing protein: MTKAGLSIIDEVESALRIGSPEKGLATARRVTELFLSSAGNFDDEQIALFDDVLERLIGTIELRAIADVAARVALAEISAQLAPIAQAPPSVIRRLANNDEIRIAGPVLQESARLDDGELVKIASSKGEPHLLAVAGRWWLKEIVTDALLARRYPSVSRRLAANPGARVSGNGFALIVGQAESDPELAVSVGVRVDLPSELRRQLLRSATDAVRTRLLSRAPPHLFEEIQSAIAAITIGVEREMSAVRDFEGAKRAIAGLKATGQLHEATLLGFARQRRYEETVAALAALSGSTVEVIRPLMQSLREDGLLVPCKAAQLSWETTMAVLECRFATGAMKPADIARAQGHYARMTAENAKRTLRFWQVRAL, translated from the coding sequence ATGACCAAGGCCGGGCTATCGATCATCGACGAGGTCGAATCCGCACTTCGGATCGGCTCGCCGGAAAAGGGCCTGGCGACGGCGCGGCGCGTCACCGAGCTGTTCCTCTCCTCCGCCGGCAATTTCGACGACGAGCAGATCGCGCTGTTCGACGACGTGCTCGAGCGCCTGATCGGCACCATCGAGCTGCGCGCCATCGCCGACGTGGCAGCGCGGGTTGCGCTGGCCGAGATCAGCGCGCAGCTGGCGCCGATCGCACAGGCGCCGCCGTCGGTGATCCGCCGCCTCGCCAACAACGACGAGATCCGCATCGCCGGCCCCGTGCTGCAGGAATCGGCGCGGCTCGACGACGGCGAGCTGGTGAAGATCGCATCAAGCAAGGGTGAGCCGCATCTGCTCGCGGTCGCCGGCCGCTGGTGGCTGAAGGAGATCGTCACCGACGCGCTGCTGGCGCGCCGCTATCCCAGCGTCAGCCGGCGGCTGGCTGCCAATCCCGGCGCGCGCGTCTCCGGAAACGGATTTGCCCTCATTGTCGGCCAGGCCGAAAGCGATCCGGAGCTCGCGGTCAGCGTCGGCGTCCGCGTCGATCTGCCGTCGGAGCTGCGCCGCCAATTGCTGCGTTCGGCGACGGACGCCGTGCGCACCCGCCTGCTGTCGCGCGCGCCGCCGCATCTGTTCGAGGAAATCCAGAGCGCGATCGCCGCCATCACCATCGGCGTCGAGCGCGAAATGTCCGCGGTGCGCGATTTCGAGGGCGCCAAGCGCGCCATTGCCGGCCTCAAGGCTACCGGCCAGCTCCATGAAGCGACATTGCTCGGCTTCGCCAGACAACGGCGCTATGAGGAGACGGTGGCGGCCCTGGCGGCGTTATCGGGATCGACGGTCGAGGTGATTCGTCCGCTGATGCAGAGTCTCCGCGAGGACGGCCTGCTGGTGCCGTGCAAGGCCGCGCAGCTCAGCTGGGAGACGACCATGGCCGTGCTCGAATGCCGTTTCGCGACAGGCGCGATGAAGCCGGCGGACATCGCCAGGGCGCAGGGGCATTATGCAAGAATGACGGCGGAGAACGCAAAGCGGACGCTGCGATTCTGGCAGGTAAGGGCGTTGTAG
- a CDS encoding septation protein A, with product MDKTQPHPLFKLATELGPLLVFFFVNAKFNLFAATGAFMVAIVAAMAASYMVTRHIPIMAIVTGVIVLVFGTLTLVLHDETFIKVKPTIIYGLFAAILGGGLLFGRSFIAVMFDQVFNLTPQGWRILTLRWALFFAGMAVLNEIVWRTQSTDFWVNFKVFGVTPITMIFAIAQMPLTKRYHLAPVSLERSEAEAGDVSKG from the coding sequence ATGGACAAGACCCAGCCGCATCCGCTGTTCAAGCTCGCGACCGAGCTCGGTCCGCTGCTCGTGTTCTTCTTCGTCAACGCGAAGTTCAATCTGTTCGCCGCCACGGGCGCCTTCATGGTTGCGATCGTGGCGGCGATGGCGGCCTCCTACATGGTGACGCGCCACATCCCGATCATGGCGATCGTGACGGGCGTGATCGTGCTGGTGTTCGGCACGCTGACCCTGGTGCTGCACGATGAGACCTTCATCAAGGTCAAGCCGACCATCATCTACGGCCTGTTCGCCGCGATCCTCGGCGGCGGCCTGCTGTTCGGTCGCTCCTTCATCGCCGTGATGTTCGACCAGGTGTTCAACCTGACGCCGCAGGGCTGGCGCATCCTCACCTTGCGCTGGGCGCTGTTCTTCGCCGGCATGGCGGTGCTGAACGAGATCGTCTGGCGCACCCAGAGCACGGATTTCTGGGTGAACTTCAAGGTGTTCGGCGTCACCCCGATCACGATGATCTTCGCCATCGCCCAGATGCCGCTGACCAAGCGCTATCATCTCGCGCCGGTCTCGCTGGAGAGAAGCGAGGCCGAGGCGGGGGATGTGAGCAAGGGGTAA
- the ccmB gene encoding heme exporter protein CcmB yields the protein MTALAALIRRDIRIALRVGGGALIGVLFFLTVVVLMPFAVGPDLALLSRLGPAILWLGALLASLLTLDRLFMADHEDGSLDLITMSRTPLELACAAKALAHWLAAGLPLIVATPVLGLLLNLDMVATAAVALTLLAGTPALTFTGMIGAALAVTLHRGGLLMAVLVLPLSIPVLIFGVAASQAVIVGPMTFGAPFSILCALSLVSLVIGPFAAAASLRHGLD from the coding sequence ATGACCGCCCTCGCCGCCCTCATCCGCCGGGACATCCGGATTGCGCTCCGCGTCGGCGGCGGAGCGCTGATCGGGGTCTTGTTCTTCCTGACTGTGGTGGTGCTGATGCCGTTCGCGGTCGGGCCGGATCTGGCGCTGCTGTCGCGGCTCGGACCCGCGATCCTCTGGCTCGGCGCGCTGCTGGCCAGCCTGCTGACCCTCGACCGGCTGTTCATGGCCGACCACGAGGACGGCTCGCTGGATCTGATCACGATGAGCCGGACACCGCTGGAACTCGCCTGCGCGGCCAAGGCGCTGGCGCATTGGCTGGCCGCCGGTCTGCCGCTGATTGTCGCAACCCCCGTGCTCGGCCTGTTGCTCAACCTCGACATGGTCGCCACGGCGGCGGTGGCGCTGACGCTGCTGGCGGGCACCCCGGCGCTGACCTTCACCGGCATGATCGGCGCGGCGCTGGCGGTGACGCTGCATCGCGGTGGGCTGTTGATGGCCGTCCTCGTGCTGCCGCTGTCGATTCCCGTGCTGATTTTCGGGGTTGCGGCCTCGCAGGCGGTGATCGTCGGCCCGATGACGTTCGGCGCGCCGTTCTCGATCCTGTGCGCGCTGTCCCTGGTCAGCCTCGTGATCGGCCCGTTCGCGGCGGCGGCGAGCCTGCGCCATGGGCTCGATTGA
- a CDS encoding DUF2794 domain-containing protein, with protein MSLTSEDADPSEQRAAARPAAAHAQPNRVTFNRLELHRILNLYGRMVADGEWRDYAIDFLKDRAVFSVYRRASEVPIYRIEKDPRLARKQGMYSVISATGLILRRGHELERVLLVIDRKLAVV; from the coding sequence ATGAGTCTGACGTCGGAGGATGCCGACCCGAGCGAGCAGCGCGCGGCGGCGCGTCCCGCCGCGGCGCATGCGCAGCCGAACCGGGTGACCTTCAACCGGCTCGAGCTGCACCGGATTCTCAATCTCTACGGCCGCATGGTCGCCGACGGCGAGTGGCGCGACTATGCCATCGACTTCCTGAAGGACCGGGCCGTGTTCTCGGTCTATCGTCGTGCCTCCGAAGTGCCGATCTATCGCATCGAGAAGGACCCGCGCCTCGCGCGCAAGCAGGGCATGTACAGCGTGATCTCGGCGACCGGCCTGATCCTGCGCCGCGGCCACGAGCTCGAGCGCGTGCTGCTGGTGATCGATCGGAAATTGGCGGTGGTGTAG
- a CDS encoding thioredoxin family protein, translated as MTTMTASHLIPRWSGALWSGALGICAIIAVIRPAEADPRAVVELFTSQGCSSCPPADQIIGDLSKDPSVIALSMPIDYWDYLGWKDTLADSRFSARQRAYSRMRGDREVYTPQVVVNGSTHVIGSDRAGIENAIGKTDKGNGVMSVPVTMSLSGKQINVSVAASKEPTVSHGEVWICSIAKSVPIAITRGENRGQQVTYHNVVRNLLKVGDWTGRPESWTVPIENLTRDGVDGAVVYVQDGSRERPGPMLGAAYTSLH; from the coding sequence ATGACGACAATGACGGCTTCCCATCTGATTCCACGTTGGTCCGGTGCCCTCTGGTCGGGAGCTCTCGGCATATGTGCGATCATCGCCGTCATTCGTCCCGCCGAGGCTGATCCCCGCGCCGTCGTCGAATTGTTCACCTCGCAGGGCTGCTCCTCCTGCCCGCCCGCCGACCAGATCATCGGCGATCTCTCCAAGGATCCCTCGGTCATCGCGCTGAGCATGCCGATCGATTATTGGGATTATCTCGGCTGGAAGGATACGCTGGCGGATTCGCGCTTCTCTGCACGGCAGCGTGCCTATTCGCGCATGCGCGGCGACCGCGAGGTCTACACGCCGCAGGTCGTGGTCAACGGCTCCACGCATGTCATCGGCAGCGATCGCGCCGGCATCGAGAACGCGATCGGGAAGACCGACAAGGGCAACGGCGTGATGAGCGTGCCGGTGACGATGTCGCTCTCGGGCAAGCAGATCAACGTGTCCGTGGCCGCAAGCAAGGAGCCCACGGTCTCGCACGGTGAGGTCTGGATCTGCTCGATCGCCAAGTCGGTGCCGATTGCGATCACCCGCGGCGAGAATCGCGGACAGCAGGTCACCTATCACAACGTGGTGCGCAACCTGCTCAAGGTCGGCGACTGGACCGGCCGTCCGGAGAGCTGGACGGTGCCGATCGAGAATCTCACGCGCGACGGCGTCGATGGCGCGGTGGTCTACGTCCAGGACGGCAGCCGCGAGAGACCGGGCCCGATGTTAGGTGCGGCGTACACGTCGCTGCATTGA
- the ccmA gene encoding heme ABC exporter ATP-binding protein CcmA, which translates to MRLWGHGLRCVRGGREVFAGLDFAASSGEAVAVVGRNGSGKTSLLRLIAGLLVPAGGTIALDGGDGELTLAEQCHYLGHRDALKPALSVAENLTFWADFLGGERFDAAESLAKVGLAHATHLPAGFLSAGQRRRLSLARLLTVRRPVWLLDEPTNALDVAGQDMFAGLMREHLAAGCMIIAATHAPLGVDSRELRIGGAA; encoded by the coding sequence ATGCGGCTGTGGGGTCACGGGCTCAGATGCGTGCGCGGCGGACGCGAGGTGTTCGCCGGGCTCGATTTCGCGGCCAGTTCGGGCGAGGCCGTCGCGGTCGTCGGCCGCAATGGATCGGGCAAGACCTCGCTGCTGCGGCTGATCGCGGGCCTGCTCGTTCCCGCCGGCGGGACGATCGCGCTGGACGGGGGCGATGGCGAGCTGACCCTGGCGGAGCAGTGCCACTATCTCGGCCATCGCGATGCCCTGAAGCCGGCGCTGAGCGTTGCCGAAAACCTGACGTTTTGGGCTGATTTTCTCGGCGGCGAGCGTTTTGATGCGGCTGAAAGCCTCGCCAAGGTCGGCCTCGCCCATGCCACCCATCTGCCCGCCGGATTCCTGTCCGCAGGGCAGCGCCGCCGGCTCTCGCTAGCCCGGCTGCTGACGGTCCGCCGCCCGGTCTGGCTCTTGGACGAGCCGACCAATGCGCTTGATGTAGCCGGTCAGGACATGTTCGCGGGCCTGATGCGCGAGCATCTGGCCGCCGGCTGCATGATCATCGCGGCGACGCATGCCCCGCTCGGCGTCGATTCGCGGGAGCTGCGGATCGGGGGTGCGGCGTGA